A genomic region of Nitrospirota bacterium contains the following coding sequences:
- the pilO gene encoding type 4a pilus biogenesis protein PilO, with translation MNFEALDNIPRSQKIILIVLVFAIIIGSFVYFIFLPGKDQVDALGNSVANLNREIMTNEVKLRRLDQLKIENAQLQAQLNELRAQLPAEAEVSGLLKQISDLSIESGLSVKLWKPGDRKKDPSGLYTEIPVSVEVAGGYHSLGIFFDKVSKLPRIVNITGLDMDSAKVVGKSVYIQDKFIATTFAAEEK, from the coding sequence ATGAACTTTGAAGCTCTTGATAATATACCCCGTTCGCAAAAAATAATTCTTATAGTGCTTGTTTTTGCGATAATAATCGGTAGTTTTGTTTATTTTATTTTTTTGCCAGGTAAAGATCAGGTTGATGCCCTTGGAAACAGTGTTGCGAATCTTAATCGCGAAATAATGACAAACGAGGTTAAACTAAGGAGGCTCGATCAACTTAAGATAGAGAATGCACAACTGCAGGCACAGCTCAATGAACTGAGGGCACAGCTTCCGGCAGAGGCAGAGGTATCAGGATTGCTCAAACAGATATCTGATTTAAGTATCGAGTCCGGACTAAGTGTCAAATTGTGGAAACCAGGCGATAGGAAAAAGGATCCTTCAGGTCTGTATACAGAAATACCCGTAAGTGTGGAAGTGGCAGGTGGTTACCATTCACTTGGAATCTTTTTTGACAAGGTAAGCAAGCTGCCAAGAATTGTTAATATTACTGGTCTGGATATGGATTCAGCCAAGGTTGTTGGAAAATCTGTTTACATCCAGGATAAATTTATTGCGACGACATTTGCGGCAGAGGAGAAATAA
- the lptB gene encoding LPS export ABC transporter ATP-binding protein: MTMLKVENVEKVYKNRKVVNSVSITVNQGEVVGVLGPNGAGKTTIFSIIIGILKPSKGRIFLGDMEITHLPTYKRARLGLCYLPQEPSIFRKLTVEENIMAILEFQTMSSYERSNSLSRLMKELNITSLAGQTANTLSGGERRRVEIARALASSPSFIFLDEPFAGIDPISIIDLQQIIRQLKNKNIGILITDHNVQNTLEVCDRVYILNDGVILKSGTPHDIASSVEVKAKYLGEKFKLESESVVN; this comes from the coding sequence ATGACTATGTTAAAGGTCGAGAATGTAGAGAAGGTCTATAAAAACCGAAAAGTAGTAAACAGCGTAAGCATAACCGTGAATCAGGGAGAGGTAGTTGGAGTCCTGGGTCCTAACGGGGCTGGAAAGACAACAATATTTTCAATCATCATCGGGATATTAAAACCTTCTAAAGGCCGTATTTTCCTTGGTGATATGGAAATAACCCATCTTCCCACATATAAACGGGCAAGGCTTGGGTTATGTTATCTCCCACAAGAACCGTCAATATTCAGAAAGCTGACAGTAGAAGAAAATATTATGGCAATCCTCGAGTTTCAGACAATGTCATCATATGAGCGAAGTAACTCGCTAAGCCGCCTGATGAAAGAACTTAACATCACTTCCCTGGCTGGGCAGACGGCTAATACACTGTCAGGTGGTGAGAGAAGACGCGTTGAAATAGCCCGTGCCCTGGCATCTTCCCCTTCCTTTATATTTCTTGACGAACCTTTTGCCGGTATAGATCCCATATCAATCATTGATCTGCAGCAAATAATCAGACAATTAAAAAACAAGAATATTGGTATCCTGATCACGGACCATAATGTTCAAAATACACTTGAAGTCTGTGACAGGGTCTATATATTAAATGACGGTGTAATACTTAAATCCGGCACTCCACATGATATTGCTTCGAGTGTGGAAGTTAAAGCCAAATATTTGGGTGAGAAGTTTAAGCTTGAAAGCGAGAGTGTCGTTAACTGA
- the rapZ gene encoding RNase adapter RapZ: protein MRFNNLRVVVISGLSGAGRSSALKCFEDLGFFCIDNLPPQLLPKFVELCTQSRTEVKKIALGIDIRERDFFADFENILKELMADGCPIEIVFLEARDEMLVRRFSETRRPHPLAMNKSVADGIKLEREMLKWLRDRATLIMDTSDFNIHQLKNEVFRHFHEADKNKKIIVNIISFGFKYGVPYDVDLLFDIRFLPNPNFVSHLNQLSGKNQEVAEFLHDSPRTVLFLEKLFQFIDFLMSQYEQEGRYYLNIGIGCTGGRHRSVYIAETLDRHIKEIGYDTTVRHRDIERIKA from the coding sequence ATGAGATTTAATAATCTCCGCGTTGTAGTTATCAGTGGTCTGTCAGGTGCAGGAAGGAGCAGTGCACTAAAATGTTTTGAAGACCTTGGTTTTTTCTGCATAGATAATCTCCCCCCGCAATTACTGCCTAAATTTGTCGAATTATGTACTCAATCCCGCACCGAAGTAAAGAAAATAGCCCTCGGCATAGATATCCGTGAGCGTGACTTTTTTGCTGATTTTGAGAATATTCTGAAAGAGTTGATGGCAGACGGTTGTCCTATTGAAATCGTGTTTCTCGAGGCACGTGATGAGATGCTTGTACGGCGATTCAGTGAGACGAGAAGACCACACCCGCTGGCGATGAATAAATCTGTAGCAGACGGGATAAAACTCGAGAGGGAGATGCTGAAGTGGCTGCGTGATAGAGCTACTCTGATTATGGACACGTCAGACTTCAATATCCATCAGCTCAAGAATGAGGTGTTCAGACACTTTCATGAAGCAGATAAAAATAAAAAAATAATCGTAAATATAATTTCCTTTGGATTCAAATACGGAGTTCCCTATGATGTAGACTTGTTGTTTGATATAAGGTTCCTCCCTAATCCTAATTTTGTGTCTCACCTCAATCAATTGTCAGGGAAAAATCAAGAGGTCGCTGAATTTCTCCATGATAGTCCCAGGACTGTACTTTTTCTCGAAAAATTATTTCAGTTTATTGATTTTCTAATGTCTCAATATGAGCAGGAAGGAAGATATTATTTAAACATCGGTATTGGCTGTACAGGGGGACGACACAGGTCAGTCTATATTGCTGAGACACTTGACAGGCACATTAAGGAGATTGGATATGACACTACTGTGCGGCACAGGGATATTGAAAGGATAAAGGCTTAA
- the pilM gene encoding type IV pilus assembly protein PilM, whose amino-acid sequence MFFSKKKETIGIDIGSSSIKVIQLTESEGRYTLNKFGLDALAPEIIVDGTVMDSVRCVETLQNLISAHDIRTKDAVISVSGHSVIVKRVTLPQMSEDELSESIKWEAEQYIPFDINEVNMDFQILSTFTGPDGKLQMNVLLAAVKKDKLADYTSLIIEAGLTPAIVDIDAFAIENMYNINYEMNENDTVALVNIGAGITNINILQGGMFAFTRDISIGGNRYTESIQKDLGLSFEDAEKIKKGESVEGAETLQVDSIIENVSTEITSEITRSFGYFKATMLSEKINKVLLSGGSSKIPNLDSFLQERLELPVELINPFKMIDIPPSFDKEYIKMIAPFAAVAVGLGVRRMDDR is encoded by the coding sequence ATGTTTTTCAGTAAGAAGAAAGAAACAATAGGCATAGATATAGGTTCCAGCTCCATAAAAGTCATTCAATTGACAGAATCTGAAGGGCGTTATACCCTTAATAAGTTTGGACTTGATGCATTAGCCCCTGAGATAATAGTTGATGGCACTGTTATGGATTCAGTAAGGTGTGTTGAGACATTACAGAATCTCATTAGTGCACATGACATTCGAACGAAGGATGCGGTAATCTCCGTGTCCGGTCATTCAGTTATAGTTAAAAGAGTAACTCTGCCGCAGATGTCCGAAGATGAACTATCGGAATCTATTAAATGGGAAGCAGAGCAATATATACCGTTTGACATTAATGAAGTAAATATGGACTTTCAGATCCTTAGTACTTTTACGGGTCCTGATGGAAAGCTGCAGATGAATGTCCTTCTGGCTGCAGTAAAAAAAGATAAGCTTGCTGATTATACCTCTCTAATTATTGAGGCCGGCTTGACGCCTGCGATAGTTGATATAGATGCTTTTGCTATAGAGAACATGTACAACATCAACTATGAAATGAACGAGAATGATACTGTTGCCCTTGTCAACATAGGCGCTGGCATCACGAACATTAATATACTGCAGGGAGGTATGTTTGCATTTACCAGAGATATTTCTATTGGCGGTAACAGATATACTGAGTCTATACAAAAAGACCTCGGCCTTTCTTTCGAGGATGCTGAAAAAATCAAGAAGGGAGAATCAGTCGAAGGAGCAGAAACACTTCAGGTTGATTCAATAATAGAGAATGTATCAACGGAAATAACCAGCGAGATAACAAGGTCATTTGGTTACTTCAAGGCCACAATGTTAAGCGAAAAAATTAATAAAGTATTGTTAAGTGGAGGATCTTCAAAGATACCTAACCTGGACTCATTTCTGCAGGAGCGGTTGGAACTGCCTGTTGAGTTAATAAATCCATTTAAAATGATTGACATCCCTCCGTCATTTGATAAAGAGTATATTAAAATGATTGCCCCGTTTGCAGCAGTTGCTGTTGGCCTGGGGGTAAGAAGGATGGACGACAGATGA
- the rpoN gene encoding RNA polymerase factor sigma-54 yields the protein MDTKLDMRLTQKLIMTPQLQQAIKLLQLSKLELEQTVYQALLENPFLDETPVETTETDEDETYKTVTASEQATTREDEGGAISPLDGETMKWGEYLSDDGYDNKEAGYYKDNDDEGMTYDQMLTRPSSLSEHLSWQLNLATSDDEIIKAGEIIIGNLDDNGYLQSTIEEIAATNGGSRDKALEALKLIQQFDPAGIAARDLRECLLIQLSLLGVKGTIVETIISEHLADFERKRFHVIARKLGISMEDLAHALKVIERLEPKPGRLFYSSDNVAIIPDVYVVKHEGEYVVLLNDDGIPRLKLNPTYRRMLKGGNEIADDAKGYLEEKFRSAVWMIRSIEQRNRTIYKVAQSIVKCQEDFLEKGINELKPLTLREIADDINMHESTVSRVTHNKYICTPQGIFELKYFFSSGLNTSNGDSCSSKSVRDMINKLITDENHRKPFSDQQIMEYLKGQQIEIARRTVAKYRKELKLPSASRRRKLVI from the coding sequence ATGGATACAAAACTAGACATGAGACTTACCCAGAAGCTTATTATGACCCCTCAGCTTCAGCAAGCAATAAAATTACTTCAGTTGTCAAAACTTGAGTTGGAACAGACTGTTTATCAAGCCCTCCTTGAAAATCCATTTCTTGATGAGACGCCGGTTGAAACTACAGAAACAGATGAGGATGAGACATACAAGACTGTAACGGCCTCTGAACAAGCTACCACCAGGGAAGACGAAGGCGGAGCTATTTCACCACTGGATGGGGAAACCATGAAGTGGGGGGAATATTTGTCTGATGACGGTTATGATAATAAAGAGGCTGGATATTATAAGGATAATGATGATGAGGGGATGACATATGACCAGATGTTAACAAGACCGTCATCTCTTTCTGAACACTTGTCATGGCAACTGAACCTTGCCACATCTGATGATGAAATCATAAAAGCAGGGGAAATTATCATAGGAAACCTTGATGATAATGGTTACCTTCAATCTACTATTGAAGAGATTGCAGCAACAAATGGCGGGTCCAGGGATAAAGCCCTTGAGGCATTAAAGTTGATCCAGCAGTTTGATCCTGCAGGTATTGCTGCAAGGGACTTGAGGGAGTGTCTTCTTATCCAGTTATCTCTGCTTGGTGTTAAGGGGACAATTGTTGAGACCATTATCTCGGAACATCTTGCTGATTTTGAGAGGAAGCGGTTTCACGTTATTGCACGAAAACTTGGTATTTCTATGGAAGATCTGGCTCATGCCCTTAAGGTTATTGAGAGGCTTGAACCGAAACCTGGGAGATTGTTCTATTCATCTGACAATGTTGCTATAATTCCCGATGTCTATGTTGTTAAACACGAGGGGGAATATGTGGTTTTGTTGAATGACGATGGCATTCCGAGGCTTAAACTCAATCCAACTTACAGGCGAATGCTCAAGGGCGGGAATGAAATCGCTGATGATGCCAAGGGCTATCTTGAAGAAAAGTTCCGATCTGCCGTATGGATGATAAGAAGCATTGAACAGCGCAACAGAACCATATATAAGGTAGCGCAAAGCATTGTTAAATGCCAGGAGGATTTTCTGGAAAAGGGGATTAATGAACTTAAACCCCTGACACTAAGGGAGATAGCAGATGATATTAATATGCATGAATCTACAGTAAGCCGCGTGACGCATAACAAATATATCTGTACACCTCAGGGCATATTTGAATTAAAATACTTTTTCAGCAGTGGACTTAATACAAGTAACGGCGATAGTTGTTCGTCCAAGAGTGTCAGGGATATGATTAATAAACTTATTACAGATGAAAATCACCGGAAGCCTTTCAGTGATCAGCAGATCATGGAATATCTGAAGGGACAGCAGATTGAAATTGCGAGAAGGACTGTTGCCAAATACAGGAAAGAGTTAAAGTTGCCTTCCGCAAGCAGGCGTAGAAAATTAGTAATATGA
- a CDS encoding UbiX family flavin prenyltransferase has protein sequence MSSYIVAITGASGAVYGIRLLSYLVKNGLTVHMTVTKEAWWILKDELGLVMEGSEEKIQSLLCDYYGVSNGTIHYYEESNLKAPIASGSFRNDGMIIVPCSMKTVASIASGLSSNLVGRSADVVLKEKRKLIIVPRETPLNTIHLRNLLALSEMGIHIIPAMPAFYNKPETVADMVEFIVGRILDALSIDNHLYSRWDGR, from the coding sequence ATGTCTTCGTATATAGTTGCAATAACCGGGGCCAGTGGTGCAGTTTATGGAATTCGACTGCTGAGTTATTTGGTTAAAAATGGGCTGACAGTTCACATGACTGTTACTAAAGAGGCCTGGTGGATATTGAAAGATGAGCTTGGATTAGTTATGGAGGGTTCAGAAGAAAAGATTCAATCTTTATTGTGCGACTATTATGGGGTTTCAAACGGGACAATTCATTATTATGAAGAAAGTAACCTTAAGGCGCCGATCGCCAGCGGATCTTTTCGAAACGATGGCATGATTATTGTTCCATGCTCAATGAAAACCGTTGCCTCAATTGCATCCGGATTATCTTCTAATCTTGTTGGGCGTTCTGCCGATGTAGTATTAAAGGAGAAAAGGAAGCTCATCATCGTTCCGAGAGAAACTCCCTTGAATACTATTCATCTAAGAAACCTCCTCGCCCTTTCAGAAATGGGAATTCACATAATTCCTGCAATGCCGGCCTTCTATAATAAGCCAGAGACTGTAGCAGACATGGTTGAATTTATTGTAGGACGTATTCTTGATGCCCTGTCTATAGATAATCATCTCTATAGCAGATGGGATGGGAGGTAA
- a CDS encoding PilN domain-containing protein, translating into MIRINLLLNKKSKGTAVNLRLGLPSYVIFVIIAVVAVLLIEGYTWYWLNSTKSSLANEKKTLEVQLSELKEKVKEVESYEKDKELYGQKITIIQNLKKSQKGPVRVLDEVSMMLPERVWIISLKEKDGKINVTGSGMTNDDIVKYVNNLKSSRIFQNVQLTESRQVIDSGIPVYNFNLIFNINLESV; encoded by the coding sequence ATGATAAGAATAAATCTTTTGCTCAACAAGAAGTCAAAAGGAACTGCAGTAAATCTGAGATTAGGATTGCCTTCCTACGTTATTTTCGTAATTATTGCTGTCGTAGCTGTATTATTAATTGAAGGGTATACATGGTACTGGCTGAACAGCACCAAATCTTCTCTTGCTAATGAAAAGAAGACACTTGAAGTACAACTTTCTGAATTGAAAGAAAAGGTTAAAGAGGTTGAAAGTTATGAGAAGGATAAAGAACTTTATGGGCAGAAGATAACAATTATACAGAATCTCAAGAAGTCCCAGAAGGGGCCGGTACGGGTATTGGACGAGGTCAGCATGATGCTGCCTGAAAGGGTGTGGATAATATCACTGAAAGAAAAAGATGGAAAGATAAATGTTACGGGCTCCGGGATGACAAATGACGACATTGTTAAGTATGTGAACAATCTGAAATCATCCAGGATATTCCAGAATGTTCAATTAACAGAGTCAAGGCAGGTTATCGATTCGGGTATCCCTGTATACAATTTTAATCTTATATTTAACATTAACCTTGAGTCGGTATAA
- a CDS encoding pilus assembly protein PilP, whose translation MRRHLRQRRNNINGIVNNGVPIAKSLFELVVRRFTALEVANIKMKAFILLAIFIIFSGCSEQPVNTVSQAPVSRSAKEVKQGASGAVKMADTGVVEDGQTAYNYKPSGRRDPFRSLILGLKEKKVAGLTPLQLRSLGELKVIGIMWEGKSFVAMIETPDGKGYLVREGVLVGPEGGVVRKISAEAVTIEEIFTDFNGRKKAKMTVLGLRSKEEAVDEDN comes from the coding sequence TTGCGACGACATTTGCGGCAGAGGAGAAATAACATCAACGGAATAGTAAATAACGGGGTACCCATTGCGAAGAGCTTATTTGAACTGGTCGTGCGGCGTTTCACTGCGTTGGAAGTTGCCAATATTAAAATGAAGGCGTTTATATTACTTGCCATATTTATAATATTTTCAGGTTGCTCAGAGCAGCCGGTGAATACCGTGTCACAGGCGCCGGTCTCAAGGTCAGCTAAGGAAGTAAAACAAGGGGCTTCCGGAGCTGTTAAAATGGCAGATACTGGTGTAGTTGAGGATGGACAAACGGCCTATAATTACAAACCTTCAGGGAGGAGAGACCCTTTCAGATCTCTAATACTGGGGTTAAAAGAGAAAAAAGTGGCGGGACTTACACCTTTACAACTTCGGAGTTTAGGAGAGTTGAAGGTTATAGGGATTATGTGGGAAGGAAAATCATTCGTTGCTATGATAGAAACTCCTGACGGTAAGGGATATTTGGTCAGGGAAGGGGTCCTTGTCGGTCCAGAGGGTGGAGTAGTCAGGAAGATCTCAGCGGAAGCGGTGACCATAGAGGAGATATTCACAGATTTCAATGGAAGGAAAAAAGCTAAAATGACAGTATTGGGACTCCGTTCCAAAGAGGAGGCAGTAGATGAAGACAATTAA